From Bos javanicus breed banteng chromosome 5, ARS-OSU_banteng_1.0, whole genome shotgun sequence, the proteins below share one genomic window:
- the TNFRSF13C gene encoding tumor necrosis factor receptor superfamily member 13C isoform X1 translates to MVEWRNHRGSGVLVHGLRVVPLQQAGGRAGAGWVAPRPVSSPRGSRAQTWSRRRRGCAQKARGSGSMQRGRRSLRGKDRPAPTQCLQTQCFDPLVRNCVACSLLRTTGPRLAGDPSSLAPGTALQPQESAGPGTPAEAEAALPLPALLFGAPALLGLALALALLGLVTWKRRRRQPGAAVVPEAPEAAEVPEAPDGGPDKSLDVDTTLSPGTLDATAPIWLLPSEDPAATPPTHSVPVPATELGSTELVTTKTAGPELQ, encoded by the exons ATGGTTGAATGGAGAAACCACAGAGGGTCTGGGGTGCTGGTCCACGGGCTAAGAGTGGTCCCACTCCAGCAGGCAGGAGGGCGGgctggggcggggtgggtggCGCCCCGCCCGGTTTCCTCCCCGCGGGGCAGCAGAGCCCAGACTTGGTCCCGGCGGCGGCGGGGGTGCGCGCAGAAGGCTAGAGGCTCTGGCAGCATGCAGCGAGGGCGGAGAAGCCTGCGGGGCAAGGACCGGCCGGCACCCACGCAGTGCCTGCAGACCCAGTGCTTCGACCCGCTGGTCCGCAACTGTGTGGCCTGCAGTCTCCTCCGGACGACGGGGCCTAGACTGG CAGGCGACCCGAGCAGCCTGGCGCCCGGGACGGCGCTGCAGCCGCAGGAGTCGGCGGGCCCGGGGACCCCCGCGGAGGCCGAAGCGGCGCTGCCGCTCCCTGCGCTGCTCTTCGGAGCCCCCGCGCTGCTGGGCCTTGCGCTGGCCCTGGCCCTGCTCGGGCTGGTGACCTGGAAGCGCCGGCGGCGGCAGCCGGGCGCGGCGGTGGTCCCCGAGGCTCCGGAGGCCGCGGAGGTCCCGGAGGCCCCGGACGGAGGCCCAGACA agtcCCTGGATGTTGACACCACACTCTCCCCCGGAACCCTGGATGCCACGGCTCCCATCTGGCTTCTgcccagtgaagacccagcggCCACCCCACCTACCCACAGCGTCCCTGTGCCGGCCACAGAACTGGGTTCCACTGAGCTGGTGACCACCAAGACTGCCGGGCCTGAGCTACAGTAG
- the TNFRSF13C gene encoding tumor necrosis factor receptor superfamily member 13C isoform X2, which translates to MVEWRNHRGSGVLVHGLRVVPLQQAGGRAGAGWVAPRPVSSPRGSRAQTWSRRRRGCAQKARGSGSMQRGRRSLRGKDRPAPTQCLQTQCFDPLVRNCVACSLLRTTGPRLGDPSSLAPGTALQPQESAGPGTPAEAEAALPLPALLFGAPALLGLALALALLGLVTWKRRRRQPGAAVVPEAPEAAEVPEAPDGGPDKSLDVDTTLSPGTLDATAPIWLLPSEDPAATPPTHSVPVPATELGSTELVTTKTAGPELQ; encoded by the exons ATGGTTGAATGGAGAAACCACAGAGGGTCTGGGGTGCTGGTCCACGGGCTAAGAGTGGTCCCACTCCAGCAGGCAGGAGGGCGGgctggggcggggtgggtggCGCCCCGCCCGGTTTCCTCCCCGCGGGGCAGCAGAGCCCAGACTTGGTCCCGGCGGCGGCGGGGGTGCGCGCAGAAGGCTAGAGGCTCTGGCAGCATGCAGCGAGGGCGGAGAAGCCTGCGGGGCAAGGACCGGCCGGCACCCACGCAGTGCCTGCAGACCCAGTGCTTCGACCCGCTGGTCCGCAACTGTGTGGCCTGCAGTCTCCTCCGGACGACGGGGCCTAGACTGG GCGACCCGAGCAGCCTGGCGCCCGGGACGGCGCTGCAGCCGCAGGAGTCGGCGGGCCCGGGGACCCCCGCGGAGGCCGAAGCGGCGCTGCCGCTCCCTGCGCTGCTCTTCGGAGCCCCCGCGCTGCTGGGCCTTGCGCTGGCCCTGGCCCTGCTCGGGCTGGTGACCTGGAAGCGCCGGCGGCGGCAGCCGGGCGCGGCGGTGGTCCCCGAGGCTCCGGAGGCCGCGGAGGTCCCGGAGGCCCCGGACGGAGGCCCAGACA agtcCCTGGATGTTGACACCACACTCTCCCCCGGAACCCTGGATGCCACGGCTCCCATCTGGCTTCTgcccagtgaagacccagcggCCACCCCACCTACCCACAGCGTCCCTGTGCCGGCCACAGAACTGGGTTCCACTGAGCTGGTGACCACCAAGACTGCCGGGCCTGAGCTACAGTAG